The DNA region CTCTACAACCGCAAAACATTCATCTATGCTGTACACTTCTATGGTTCGACAGTACGACTGAAGAATCTGCTGCATTCGGCTGGAAATGTCTTGATATAGATCAAAGTGATGCGAGAGAATAGTCACTTCTGGAAAAAGTTTTTTAATTTGAAAAGTCGGCATTCCGCGGGTCACTCCGAGCTTTTTTGCCTCCGGGCTCATGGCCACGGCAATCCCGCGGTCTTCCCCCACGACCACTGGCTTGCCTCGAAGTTCCGGGCGCAAGGTAAGCTCACAGGCTACAAAGAAGGAATCTCCGTCGGCATGCAGGAAAAGATTGTTCGGCTTATTTTTCACTTAGTAATTGTACACCAAACAACGAGACGGAAGAATAAAACCTTTTTGCAGTATGTATTTATCTTATCTTTTCAAAAAATACTGATATAATATCTATATGAATTCAGAAAATAGAATATGCCAAAACTGTAAAGGTGAATTTACCATTGAGTCTGACGATTTCGGATTTTACGAAAAGATAAAAGTACCACCACCGACTTTTTGTCCAGAGTGCAGATTGCAAAGGAGGCTGGCTTGGCGAAACGATCTAGCTTTCTATAATCGCACGTGTGACCTATGCGGAGATAAAATAATCTCTCTTTATCACGCCGAAAAACCGCTCACTGTTTATTGCAACAAATGCTGGTGGAGCGATAAGTGGGATCCAAAAAGTTACGGCAAAGACATTGATTTTAGCCAGCCATTTTTTGAACAATATCGAGAACTGCAAAATAAAGTCCCCTTGCCTTCTTTGTTCAACGATGACGGCATAGGCAGTGTAAATTGCGAATATACTGAAAATGTCACTTTTGCTAAAAATTGCTATATGGTTTCCATGTCTTGGTTTGCAGAAGATTGTATGTATGGATACAGCATCGGCGGTCCGGAAACGAGCGACGTGGTGGATAGCTTGGGTATTTTCCATTACTCTCATGTTATCTACGAAGGGATTTTTCTAGAACATTGTTACAATTGCAGGAATTGCTATTATTCCTCGAGCTTGGTGGACTGCACTTTCTGTTATGACTGCAAGGGTTGCTCTGATTGTTTTATGTGCGCGAATTTGCGTCAGAAAAAATATTGCATCTTAAACAAGCAATACACCAAAGAAGAATACGAAAGAATATTTAAAAGCTATCGATTAGACACTTATTCCGGAATAGAAAAAACAAAAAAAGAATTTATGGAATTTCTTGCAAAACAGCCTAGGAGATTTGCTAATATTCTTAATTGCGTAGCATCCACTGGACAAGGATTGATCAACAGCAAAAATGCAAAAGACGTCTTTTGGTGCCGTTCCGTAGAAGATTCTAGATTTATTTGGAGAAGCAATGAAATTAAAGAAAGCTATGATTTGACGCCGGCTGGCAAAAGTCTCGAGTGTTACGAAGGGTTGACTCCGGATCATGATTTTCAAGTTTTGTTTTCGATTTATTCTTTAAAAAGCCAAGAATTGAGCTATGTGGAAAATTGCCATTCATCAAAACATCTTTTTGGCTGTTCTGCTATTCGACACGGCCAATATTGCATTTTGAATAAAAAATACAGCAAAGAGGAATATTTTAAATTGAGAGATAAACTTATAAAACATATAAAAGAGACTAGAGAATACGGGGAATTCTTTCCGAGCGGACTTTCTCATTTCGGTTACAACGAAACAATGGCGCAAGAACACTTTCCTCTCACTAAAGAAGAAGCGGTAAAAAAAGGATTCAAATGGTGGGACAAAACGCAAAAAACTTCCGGCAAAGAAACAATCCAACTAGAACAAATTCCGGATTCTATTTCAGATGTGTCAGAAAGTATTTTAGATGAAATTCTTTTATGTATTGAATGCGAAAGAAATTATAAAATAGTGCAGAATGAATTATCTTTTTATAAAAAATATTCTATCCCCATTCCTCGTAAATGTTTTTATTGTCGAAATAGCGAACGTTTTAAATTTGAAAATCCTTTAAAGCTCTGGCATAGGACTTGCATGTGCGATAAAACCAACCATAATCATCAAGACAAATGCTCCGTAGAATTTGAGACCAGTTATGCACCAGAGAGACCAGAGATTATCTATTGCGAGAAATGCTATCAGCAGGAGGTGTATTGAATTGTCAAACATCGGGTGTTTGACAAGTGTTTGACAAAACTAGAAAAAACAAGAAACCTTTCTAACTAGCATTCACATCAAAAAGCTCCTCTTTTGTGTTTTCCCAAGGGAAAATAGTTATTCCCTTCCGTAATCCTAACTTTTCAACTTCTTCAGGGGTTGCTCTGAATCTTTCATTGGTCATTGCTCCGTAAAAAACTTTTTCAACACCTTCTAATTCCTCAAAACCACCATAAACTTTTGTAAGGGTTGCAAGATAAATCTTAGCTTTAGGATATTTAGCTTTTATAGCCTTTACGGCTTCTTTGGCAACTGAACCAGAACTTGTATTCCCTTCTGCGAGAATTATATTCATATCTTCTGGCACATCGACTAAAATATCTGGGACTGAAATAATTTGAGTAATTTTAGTTGGGTAATATGAATATTTAAATTGTAAAGGGAGTAATGGAATAATCTTCATTTTTATTGCTAAGGTGCTTCCCACTATTCCTCCCGTCCGGTGAAGCTGAGAAATTACGTGAACTTGTTTATTCTGTTCCTTGAAATATTTATTTATCTTTTCAATCAGAACATTGATTAAGTCATCGAATTCATTCCACGACATCGGATTTGCATCTTTTTCGGTATAGTTAGACATGGGTTTATTATATCAAAACAAAAGTAAATTGGAATTTAAGGCTCAAAATAGAATCTTAATGAAGAATTCATAATTCTCGAGTATCATTATTTAGTCGAAATTAGTAGTTTTAATTAAATTAAAATATTATGATGTATGGATATTATGGTAATTGGGGCGGTCATATTTTGGGCGGGTTAATTATGTTTCTCTTTTGGATTGTTGTTATTGCCTTTATTATTTGGCTCATTCGAGGAGGCAAATCGCACTTTCATCATGGATGTGGGCATATGGATAGAAATAAAGATGCTATAGACATTCTAAAAGAAAGATACGCCAAAGGTGAAATCAACAAAGAAGAATTTGAGACCAAAAAGAAGGATCTGAGCAGTCAAAACTAGGGCGGAGGCGTTGCCTCCGCCCTAATGTTCTTATTTCTTCTTATTTATACTTGCTTTTATGAAAGCTGAAAAAAGAGGGTGCGGGGCAAGCGGGCGGGATTTGAACTCGGGATGAAATTGAGTGCCGAGATAAAATGGATGATCTTTTTTGGAAAGTTCGGCTATTTCCATCAAAACTCCATCTGGAGATCTGCCAGAAAATACCAAACCGGCTTTCTCCAAATCTGCGACATATTTCGGATTAACTTCATATCGATGTCGATGACGTTCAGAAATTTTGGAAGTTTTGTAAGATTGAAATGCAATGGTGTCCTTGGCTAGAACACAATCATAAGCGCCTAGGCGCATACTGCCCCCGTAATTTTTATTCTTTATTTTTTCCACTTGATCAGCCATCGTGGCGATAACCGGATGCGAAGTGTTTGGATTCATTTCAGTCGAATTCGCATCATGCAGTTTTAAAACATTGCGAGCATAGGAAATCGTTAAAATTTGCACACCTAGGCATAAACCAAAATATGGAATCTTTTTTCTGCGAGCATAATCTGCCGCTAAAATCATGCCTTCTACTCCTCTATTACCAAATCCTCCTGGGACTATAATGCCGTCCAAATCATCAAGTTCGCTTAATAATTTAGGATTCTTTTCATATTTTTCTGAATCAAGCCAGATAACGTCCGGCTTGAAACCGAAGGACCAAGCAGCATGATTTATCGACTCAATTACTGAAATGTAGGTATCTTTGCAAGATTTAAAATTGAAATATTTTCCCACAATTCCGATACGTACTTCTTTTTTTATTTTTTTAATCTTATTTGCAAAAGCAGTCCAATCAGCCAAATCCTGATTTCGTGGCTTGAGCCCAATGGCTTTTAGTAAAGTATTGCCAAAATTTTCTTTTTCAAAATTAACCGGCACATCATAGATAGAATAAACATCCGGCGCCGAGATTATCCTCTCTATCGGCAAACTGC from Candidatus Paceibacterota bacterium includes:
- a CDS encoding SHOCT domain-containing protein, yielding MMYGYYGNWGGHILGGLIMFLFWIVVIAFIIWLIRGGKSHFHHGCGHMDRNKDAIDILKERYAKGEINKEEFETKKKDLSSQN
- a CDS encoding CTP synthase encodes the protein MQKKEKKYIFVVGGVMSSVGKGIAAASIGKILQSRGYKVANMKADMYVNIDAGTIRPAEHGEVFVGEDGIEADQDLGNYERYTNQISTRVDYVTTGQVYREVIKRERNLEYGGEDVEVYPDIPKEIIRRIEACQEKNKSEITIIEYGGTVGEYQLFPFLEATRMMKSKTPSDVFVVLISYLPTPTLLGEQKSKPTQRAINDLHSMGLNPDFVICRADQPATLDIKQTISNVCSLPIERIISAPDVYSIYDVPVNFEKENFGNTLLKAIGLKPRNQDLADWTAFANKIKKIKKEVRIGIVGKYFNFKSCKDTYISVIESINHAAWSFGFKPDVIWLDSEKYEKNPKLLSELDDLDGIIVPGGFGNRGVEGMILAADYARRKKIPYFGLCLGVQILTISYARNVLKLHDANSTEMNPNTSHPVIATMADQVEKIKNKNYGGSMRLGAYDCVLAKDTIAFQSYKTSKISERHRHRYEVNPKYVADLEKAGLVFSGRSPDGVLMEIAELSKKDHPFYLGTQFHPEFKSRPLAPHPLFSAFIKASINKKK